From a region of the Anomalospiza imberbis isolate Cuckoo-Finch-1a 21T00152 chromosome 3, ASM3175350v1, whole genome shotgun sequence genome:
- the DYNLT1 gene encoding dynein light chain Tctex-type 1, producing MDEFQTGEEASFLVDEVSSIIKEAIEGAIGGNAYQHSKVNQWTTSVVEQTLSQLTKLGKPFKYIVTCVIMQKNGAGLHTASSCFWDNSSDGTCTVRWENKTMYCIVSAFGLAI from the exons ATGGACGAGTTCCAGACGGGAGAGGAG GCTTCCTTTCTTGTTGATGAAGTCAGCAGCATCATTAAAGAG GCCATAGAGGGTGCTATCGGTGGCAATGCCTACCAGCACAGCAAAGTGAACCAGTGGACAACAAGCGTGGTGGAACAAACCCTGAGCCAGCTCACAAAGCTGGGCAAGCCCTTCAAGTACATCG TGACCTGTGTGATTATGCAAAAGAATGGTGCTGGGCTCCATACAGCAAGCTCTTGCTTCTGGGACAACTCCAGTGATG GAACCTGCACTGTGAGATGGGAGAATAAGACCATGTACTGTATTGTCAGTGCCTTTGGACTTGCAATATAA